A genomic window from Sparus aurata chromosome 4, fSpaAur1.1, whole genome shotgun sequence includes:
- the LOC115580423 gene encoding 26S proteasome non-ATPase regulatory subunit 13-like, whose translation MKDVTGYLKQQQSNSSTPEMAAEWHMLEEFYNKRLWHQLTLKLTDFVKDPCFKTGDGLIQLYDNFLSDFEHRINPLSLMEIILYVARQMTDPKDAITFLEKTKEKVKSSDEAVILCKTSIGSLKLEINDLPATKKLIEDVEEMLNNLPGVTSVHGRFYDLSSKYYRIIGNHASYYKDALRYLGCVDIKDLPETEKQERAFTLGLAGLLGEGVYNFGELLMHPVLESLRNTDKQWLIDTLYAFNGGNVEKFQGFKSAWGQQPDLATHEAKLMQKIQLLCVMEMTFTRPANHRQLTFTEIAQSAKIPVNEVELLVMKALSVGLIKGNIDEVDQKVQMTWVQPRVLDLQQIKGMKERLDFWCGDVKNMAMLVEQQAHDILT comes from the exons ATGAAAGATGTTACCGGGTACctcaaacaacagcagagcaaCAGCTCCACGCCGGAGATGGCGGCGGAGTGGCACATGTTGGAGGAATTTTACAACAAAAG ATTGTGGCATCAGTTGACTCTGAAGCTGACAGACTTTGTCAAAGATCCTTGCTTCAAAACAGGAGATGGCCTCATACAG cTTTATGACAATTTCCTCAGCGACTTTGAACACAG aATCAACCCGTTGTCCCTCATGGAGATTATACTGTATGTCGCCAGACAGATGACAG ATCCTAAAGATGCCATCACTTTTCTGGAGAAGACCAAGGAGAAG gTGAAAAGCAGTGATGAAGCCGTCATTCTCTGCAAGACGTCCATCGGCAGTCTGAAACTGGAGATCAACGACCTTCCTGCCACAAAG AAACTCATTGAAGACGTCGAGGAAATGCTGAATAACTTGCCCGGCGTGACGTCGGTCCACGGCCGGTTTTACGACCTCTCTAGCAAATATTACCGCATCATCGGGAACCACGCCTCCTACTACAAGGACGCTCTGCGCTACCTCGGCTGTGTGGACATCAAAGATCTTCCAG AGACGGAGAAGCAGGAGAGGGCGTTCACACTGGGACTGGCTGGACTCTTAGGAGAGGGAGTTTACAACTTCGGAGAGCTG ctgaTGCATCCTGTGCTGGAGTCCCTGAggaacacagacaaacagtggCTCATTGACACACTATACGCCTTCAATGGAggcaatgtggagaaattccAGGGCTTCAAGTCTGCCTGGGGCCAACAG CCGGATCTTGCAACACATGAAGCTAAACTGATGCAGAAGatccagctgctctgtgtgatGGAG ATGACTTTCACTCGgcctgcaaaccacagacagctCACCTTCACTGAGATCGCTCAGAGTGCCAAAATCCCTGTTAATGAG gtggagctgctggtgaTGAAGGCTCTGTCTGTGGGCCTGATCAAAGGTAACATTGATGAGGTGGACCAGAAGGTGCAGATGACCTGGGTGCAGCCCAGAGTGCTGGACCTGCAGCAG ATCAAAGGTATGAAGGAGCGTTTGGACTTCTGGTGCGGCGACGTGAAGAACATGGCCATGCTGGTGGAGCAGCAGGCCCACGACATCCTCACCTGA